ccctgctgcCCATCCTTCCTGCTGTCCTGCCTTTCATCCTGACCGCTGTCCTCTCCTGGTGGCCTTTGCACTGTGCCTGGCCTTGTCCCTGCACTGCAGGGTCCCACGGCAAAGggcccaggctggagctgggctggagcagcgtgggggacagggacaggggcagggacactgccCCAAGAGTGTGTGGAGCACACGTGTGTGCCCACGAGCACTGGCAGCCTGGTGCTGGGACCCTGCACCAGGTCCCCTGGCCGGGCACGGGACAGAAAGCCTGGCCCGGTGCCACGGATCCGCCTGATGCCGTGGCCAGGAGGAGCCGTATCCGTCCCGGTCCCTGAGGAAGGACAGAGGGCGGCGGGAGAGGGATGGCTCCAGCTCAGCATCTGTGGGCTTCCAGCCCTggatggagcagcccagcccagctggagctcagcaagGAGCCCCTGGGCGCAGCCGGGCACGGCCTTGAAAGGGACGGGGCACCTGGGGggatcccagcccctgcagagcGTTGCTCAGCCCGTGTCCTGCAGATGCCCAGCGCGTGCCATCCCTGGAGCCGCTGAGAACTGCCGGGCACAGCATGGAGAGTCGCCGgagggacatggagctgctcagcaaCAGCATGGCCGCGTACGCCCACATCCGAGGTGAGCCAGGACGCGTCTGGGAGGCCACCGCGGGCCCCCGGCAGGCGCGGGCAGGTCCCTCACCCCCTCCGTTCCCCCCGCAGCCAACCCCGAGAGCTTCGGGCTCTACTTCGTGCTGGGCGTCTGCTTCGGGCTGGTGctcaccctgtgcctgctggTGCTGCGCTTGTCCTGCCGGGCCTCCCCGCGGCCCCCGGCGCGCCCCGGCGACCTCAGCGAGGACGACGAGGACGACGACGAGGACGAGGACGAAGAGGACACCGTCGACCGCGCAGCGTCTGAGTCGCTGCTGCCGGTGACCGAGATCCCGCTGGAGAGCCACGGCCCCGGGGACGGGGCGCTGGCCGTGAACGTGTTCGCGTCGGCCGAGGAGCTGGAGCGGGCGCAGCGGCTGGAGGAGCGGGAGCGCATCATCCGCGAGATCTGGCGCAACGGGCAGCCCGACATCCTGGGATCCGGCACCATCGGCACCCTGGGCCGCGTCCACTACTACTGAGCCcggcagctgccctggcacgGTGTCTGCTCCCCCACGGCTGATCTCACACCGTGCcaggagggacatgggggacagGGGGGCTGCTCGCTGCCCCTGAGCTGGCGGAGCTGCCTTGGACTGTCCCTGCACCACGGAGAGCCAGACCCCGGGGTCACGGGCACCCCCGGGGCTGGACTTGCCCCCACCACGGTGGGACACGATGCACTTTGAGCCATTGGTACGACGGCTGGCACCAGCCGAGCAGCGCCGGGACgcgcagggacagggacagcgacagggacagggacagggacagggcagcccTCGCTGCCCGGCTCAGCCGGGATCTGGTGAGGGTTTCACCCCAtggggcagggccgggctgtACCTCCGTGTGAGCCGTGGGCTCCTGCCACTCAAACATGGTGCTGTTGTACGAACTAGAGCCCAGCGTGGCGGGTCCGGCGTTTTGGGGGCCCTGGACACGGCGACGGTCTCGGCCCCCCCCCCAAAGCCAATTCCTTTCCCGGCCCCTCTAAAATTAGCCGGGTCTTTTCCGGCGCCGCCCGCCATGACCCAACGCCCTGCGGCCGGACCAAGGCGGATGTTCCCGCTGGACTCTGGGCCGGCcgctgctccccagggatgcGGCAGCTCCCGCCGGGCTGAGCCGcatcctgccccatcccagcccagcccggccccgcggggtgccgggccccgctgccccctccccggcagttttataaaaatagctccttcccaggctggTTCCCCCCCGCCGCCAGCGCCAGCAGGATCCAGATGTTTTCCAGATGTTCTCCAGTGGCTGGAGGCCAGgatgtgctggggctggggctggagctggcctGGGAAACTGTGcgggggtggaggaggagggggaggaggccCTGCCCCAATCCAGCCACGGGCCCTGGAGGGACCCCTTGTGCCATGGTGGGACCTTTTGTGCCTGGCAGGACCAGCCCGGGCCTTCAGGGGCATGGCAGCCAACAGCCCTGAGCCCCCACACAGCACTCTGTACCCAAAATAGTTTATTTCAACAATTTCTGTAAGTCCAGGGGCTGTTATGCTTCAAGGAGCAGTGCCTGGGTGTGGGGTGGGCATTTGTGTCCGATGGGTGCAGAACCAGGCTGGGGGGGCACACGGAACTACGTGCCACCCACCTGCCCCGTGCCATGGGTGGGCACCGCAGCCCCCCCATGCTAACAGGGCAGCCCCTTCCTCACTCGCTCGATCTCCGCCTGTGGGGAGAGGCTGTGATTgttggggggcacaggggccCCCAGGACAAGGCAACCCCTGGCAGGGACTCACCTGCAGCGCCTGGCGCTGAGCCcgctcctggcacagctcctgcc
The sequence above is a segment of the Vidua chalybeata isolate OUT-0048 chromosome 25, bVidCha1 merged haplotype, whole genome shotgun sequence genome. Coding sequences within it:
- the EVA1B gene encoding protein eva-1 homolog B isoform X2, encoding MLNRPCSLFPRSSQSAAAPPPPPSHPDAQRVPSLEPLRTAGHSMESRRRDMELLSNSMAAYAHIRANPESFGLYFVLGVCFGLVLTLCLLVLRLSCRASPRPPARPGDLSEDDEDDDEDEDEEDTVDRAASESLLPVTEIPLESHGPGDGALAVNVFASAEELERAQRLEERERIIREIWRNGQPDILGSGTIGTLGRVHYY
- the EVA1B gene encoding protein eva-1 homolog B isoform X1 — its product is MESRRRDMELLSNSMAAYAHIRANPESFGLYFVLGVCFGLVLTLCLLVLRLSCRASPRPPARPGDLSEDDEDDDEDEDEEDTVDRAASESLLPVTEIPLESHGPGDGALAVNVFASAEELERAQRLEERERIIREIWRNGQPDILGSGTIGTLGRVHYY